From Thermoplasmata archaeon, a single genomic window includes:
- a CDS encoding SDR family NAD(P)-dependent oxidoreductase → MGRFEGRVVLVTGGSSGIGYATARAFLDEGAKVAISGRNATRLERAEKELAKFGTVLAIRGDVGRAADAKRMVSETAKKLGPLDVLVNNAGIYLSKPVEAISEREYDELMDVNMKGTFLCTKFALPGMVRRKRGAIVNVASDSGLVGAAGSSVYCASKGAMVLFTKAVALDHAKDGVRVNVVCPGEVRTPMMEKDAAESGRGFEEYYRRLVAPIPMKRAATSEEIAGSILFLASDAASFMTGTALSVDGGSTAL, encoded by the coding sequence ATGGGCCGGTTCGAGGGTCGCGTCGTCCTGGTCACCGGGGGCTCCTCGGGTATCGGGTACGCGACGGCGCGGGCGTTCCTCGACGAGGGAGCCAAGGTCGCAATCTCGGGGCGGAACGCGACGCGGCTGGAGCGCGCGGAGAAGGAGCTCGCCAAGTTCGGTACCGTCCTGGCGATCCGCGGCGACGTGGGGAGGGCCGCGGACGCGAAGCGGATGGTCTCGGAGACCGCGAAGAAACTCGGCCCCCTGGACGTGCTCGTAAACAACGCGGGCATCTACCTCAGCAAGCCCGTCGAGGCGATCTCGGAGCGCGAATACGACGAGCTCATGGACGTGAACATGAAGGGAACCTTCCTGTGCACGAAGTTCGCGCTCCCCGGGATGGTCAGGCGGAAGCGCGGGGCGATCGTGAACGTGGCATCCGACAGCGGCCTCGTGGGCGCCGCAGGCTCCTCTGTGTACTGCGCGTCCAAGGGCGCCATGGTCCTCTTCACGAAGGCCGTCGCCCTGGACCACGCCAAGGACGGCGTCCGCGTGAACGTCGTGTGCCCGGGGGAGGTCCGCACGCCCATGATGGAGAAGGATGCCGCGGAGTCGGGCCGCGGCTTCGAGGAGTACTACCGGCGTCTGGTCGCCCCGATCCCCATGAAGCGCGCGGCCACCTCGGAGGAGATCGCCGGTTCCATCCTCTTCCTCGCGAGCGATGCGGCGTCCTTCATGACGGGGACCGCCCTGTCCGTGGACGGCGGGTCGACCGCCCTTTAG
- a CDS encoding acetamidase/formamidase family protein has translation MRRISYREGQIYAFTPDLEARVSVRPGETFAVECEDSFGGQIRTEADLLSKVDLDHVNGATGPIEVSGAQPGDVLRVSILGLRVGPVGYVGIEPKLGVLGDRVTEARTRMLPVRNGVARFSDDLRLPIAPHIGTIGVATSGERLSTFYPGDHGGNLDTREIRAGNAVYLPVFQPGAMLALGDIHALMADGEVCVTGIEIDGLARLRVELLPGLGLRRPVVETRDAWCVLASAPDLDEAARLATSDAVGFLARGRGMTWEDAYMLASLVADLRISQDVDPDRTCKVVIPKRYLARLPGMPEPPPRRAQGRRTGKR, from the coding sequence ATGCGACGCATCTCCTACCGGGAAGGCCAGATCTACGCGTTCACGCCCGATCTCGAGGCCCGGGTCTCCGTGCGGCCGGGCGAGACCTTCGCCGTCGAATGCGAGGATTCGTTCGGGGGCCAGATCCGGACCGAGGCGGACCTCCTGTCCAAAGTCGACCTGGACCACGTGAACGGCGCGACAGGCCCCATCGAGGTCTCCGGGGCCCAGCCGGGGGACGTGCTCCGGGTCTCCATCCTCGGGCTGAGGGTCGGCCCGGTGGGCTACGTGGGCATTGAACCCAAGCTCGGCGTGCTCGGGGACCGCGTGACGGAGGCCCGGACCCGCATGCTCCCCGTGCGGAACGGCGTCGCGCGCTTCTCGGACGACCTCCGCCTCCCGATCGCGCCCCACATCGGCACCATCGGCGTGGCCACCTCGGGGGAGCGGCTCTCCACGTTCTACCCCGGGGATCACGGCGGCAACCTGGACACCCGCGAAATCCGCGCGGGGAACGCGGTCTACCTGCCTGTGTTCCAGCCCGGCGCGATGCTCGCCCTCGGCGACATCCACGCCCTCATGGCGGACGGCGAGGTGTGCGTCACGGGAATCGAGATCGATGGACTCGCCCGGCTGCGCGTGGAGCTCCTGCCCGGTCTCGGCCTGAGACGCCCCGTCGTTGAGACGCGGGACGCATGGTGCGTTCTGGCGAGCGCCCCGGATCTCGACGAGGCCGCGAGGCTCGCGACCTCGGACGCCGTGGGCTTCCTGGCGCGCGGTCGCGGCATGACCTGGGAAGACGCCTACATGCTCGCGTCGCTGGTCGCGGACCTTCGGATCAGCCAGGACGTGGACCCTGACCGCACGTGCAAGGTCGTGATCCCGAAACGGTACCTCGCACGCCTCCCGGGGATGCCCGAGCCCCCGCCCCGCCGCGCCCAGGGGCGGCGGACGGGCAAGCGGTGA